The following proteins come from a genomic window of Citrobacter europaeus:
- a CDS encoding efflux RND transporter permease subunit, with the protein MLAHFFIFRPVFAAVIAICIVSAGILALFTLPVEQYPDIAPPGVNVTANYPGASAQNVEDSVTQLLEQQIKGIDGLLYFSSTSSSAGQSRISLSFEQGINPDIAQVQVQNAVNQAMTRLPQEVQQQGLSVTKSQGDSLMVIALYDQNDRLTSVDISDFLINTLQEPLSRIKGAGETTVFGAQYAMRIWLNPHQLNNYGLMPSDVQTAIEAQNSQVTSGEIGSLPSLNDQYLNATVTAQSRLETSTQFESIILRTNNDGSAVYLRDVARIELGAENYQNLTTLNGHPAAGISIQLASGANALETAEKIRVEVNRLKDRFPQGIVVAYPRDSTPFVTVSIGNVVQTLIEAIVFVVAVMYLFLQNWRATLIPSLTVPVVLLGTFGILSLLGYSINTLTLFAMVLAIGLLVDDAIVVVENVERVMEEEHLDPLQATLHSMREITGALIGIALVLSAVFIPIAFFGGSVGIIYRQFTVTIVSAMSLSVLVALTLTPTLCAHLLKSRNEKKGKFFTHFNRYVEKSQHRYINMLAQISARPVRIIILAFLMSMFMVWQYQKLATSFLPEEDQGAISIQFTLPPGAPMSMTQKVGDEITRYFMTQESANLNAIFTVAGRNNAGSGQNVGMSVAELKHWDERQGETNSAQAIIARANQYFNQTSQNAAISIVSPPTVRGLGQSSGFELWLQDISDRGYHSLNQAQTMLLTAARENQNLNAVRVNSLAAKALLQVDIDRQKAQAHGLEQADINETLSAAWGGIYVNDFIDRGRVKRVYIQGDAPWRSIPENLSAWFVRNSSDDMTSFASFASFRWTTGPQMLQRFNGLPAVQFQGDAAPGISSGAAMAEMVRLIAPIEGFDLQWSGISWQEQASSAQTLWVYLASVAFVFLCLAALYESWSVPIAVLLIIPLGVLGAVSAALIAGFENDVYFQVGILTTMGLSAKNAILIIEFALAQIRRGKPLIQAAFEGARLRLRPVIMTSLAFVVGVIPLVLSTGAGASSQKEIGTSVIGGMLTGTLLTLLFVPLFFILIQQGISRLKKGKRKECNNG; encoded by the coding sequence ATGCTGGCTCACTTCTTTATTTTCCGTCCTGTATTCGCCGCGGTCATTGCTATTTGCATCGTTTCTGCCGGTATCCTGGCTCTTTTCACATTGCCTGTTGAGCAGTATCCGGATATTGCGCCTCCGGGGGTGAACGTTACGGCAAACTACCCAGGCGCTTCTGCGCAAAACGTTGAGGACAGCGTAACGCAGCTACTTGAACAGCAAATCAAAGGAATTGATGGTCTGCTTTATTTTTCTTCAACCAGCAGTTCAGCTGGTCAGTCTCGTATTAGTCTTAGCTTTGAACAAGGTATTAATCCCGATATAGCGCAGGTCCAGGTACAAAATGCTGTAAATCAGGCTATGACACGGCTACCGCAGGAAGTGCAACAACAGGGGCTTTCTGTGACTAAATCACAGGGAGATAGCCTGATGGTTATCGCCTTATATGACCAGAACGATCGTTTAACCAGTGTCGATATTAGCGACTTCCTTATCAATACGTTGCAGGAGCCCTTAAGTAGAATAAAGGGGGCGGGAGAAACAACTGTTTTTGGTGCGCAATATGCCATGCGGATTTGGCTCAACCCACACCAACTCAATAATTATGGTTTGATGCCATCAGATGTACAAACGGCTATCGAAGCACAAAACTCGCAAGTGACCAGCGGAGAGATTGGCTCTCTTCCTTCTCTCAATGATCAGTATCTGAATGCGACGGTGACCGCCCAGTCCCGCCTGGAAACATCAACGCAATTTGAAAGTATCATTCTTCGGACAAATAATGATGGTTCAGCTGTATATTTGCGAGATGTTGCTCGAATCGAACTTGGGGCTGAAAACTATCAGAATCTGACCACACTTAATGGTCATCCTGCTGCTGGAATATCTATTCAACTCGCATCCGGAGCTAATGCACTGGAAACTGCTGAAAAGATTCGCGTTGAAGTTAACAGATTAAAAGATCGGTTTCCGCAAGGCATTGTCGTTGCTTATCCTCGTGACAGTACACCGTTTGTGACGGTGTCCATCGGAAATGTTGTGCAGACGCTGATTGAAGCGATTGTTTTTGTTGTGGCGGTAATGTATCTATTTTTACAAAACTGGAGAGCCACATTAATCCCCTCATTGACGGTGCCCGTCGTATTATTGGGCACATTCGGCATCCTCAGTCTGCTGGGTTATAGCATCAATACCTTAACACTCTTTGCCATGGTGCTTGCCATTGGGCTACTTGTCGACGACGCGATTGTCGTGGTTGAGAATGTCGAACGAGTGATGGAAGAAGAACATCTCGATCCGCTGCAGGCTACGCTCCACTCCATGCGGGAAATAACCGGTGCATTAATAGGTATCGCGCTGGTCTTATCCGCCGTTTTTATTCCAATTGCGTTTTTTGGTGGTTCAGTCGGCATTATTTACCGCCAGTTCACAGTGACCATTGTTTCTGCTATGTCGCTTTCCGTGCTGGTTGCACTGACTTTAACCCCTACGTTGTGCGCTCATTTGCTTAAAAGCCGAAATGAGAAGAAAGGTAAATTCTTCACTCATTTCAACAGGTATGTCGAAAAAAGTCAGCATCGCTACATTAATATGCTTGCGCAAATATCAGCGCGTCCTGTGAGAATCATTATTCTCGCTTTTCTGATGTCGATGTTCATGGTTTGGCAATATCAAAAACTCGCGACCAGTTTTCTTCCGGAGGAGGACCAGGGGGCAATATCAATCCAGTTCACTCTTCCTCCAGGGGCGCCAATGTCAATGACTCAGAAGGTTGGAGATGAAATCACACGCTATTTTATGACACAGGAGAGTGCCAATCTTAACGCTATATTTACGGTCGCTGGCCGAAATAACGCAGGTAGCGGGCAAAATGTGGGAATGTCCGTTGCTGAGTTAAAGCACTGGGACGAGCGTCAGGGTGAAACGAACAGCGCTCAGGCTATTATCGCAAGGGCTAATCAATATTTTAATCAAACGTCTCAGAACGCAGCTATCAGCATTGTATCTCCACCCACAGTTCGTGGGCTGGGACAATCCAGTGGGTTCGAATTATGGCTTCAGGATATTTCAGACCGCGGTTATCACAGTCTTAATCAGGCGCAAACAATGTTACTTACGGCCGCCAGAGAAAACCAAAATCTGAACGCTGTGCGAGTGAACAGCCTTGCCGCAAAGGCGTTGCTGCAGGTAGATATTGACAGACAAAAAGCACAAGCTCACGGCCTTGAACAGGCGGATATCAACGAAACTCTTTCTGCTGCATGGGGAGGGATTTATGTTAATGACTTTATTGACCGTGGCCGAGTAAAACGGGTTTATATACAAGGTGATGCGCCATGGCGTTCAATACCTGAAAACTTATCCGCCTGGTTTGTACGTAACAGTAGCGATGATATGACCTCATTCGCCAGTTTTGCCTCCTTCCGCTGGACTACTGGTCCACAAATGCTTCAGCGATTCAATGGATTACCTGCTGTGCAATTTCAAGGAGATGCAGCTCCCGGCATAAGTTCTGGGGCAGCAATGGCTGAAATGGTCAGGCTGATAGCGCCAATCGAAGGATTTGATCTGCAGTGGAGCGGGATATCATGGCAAGAACAGGCTTCCTCGGCACAGACACTGTGGGTATATCTTGCCTCCGTTGCGTTCGTATTTTTGTGTCTGGCTGCTTTATATGAAAGCTGGTCTGTGCCTATTGCTGTGCTTCTGATTATCCCACTTGGGGTTCTCGGCGCAGTGAGTGCAGCCTTAATCGCCGGGTTCGAAAATGATGTCTACTTCCAGGTAGGTATACTAACAACGATGGGGCTGTCAGCAAAAAATGCAATTCTCATTATTGAATTCGCTCTGGCGCAAATCCGCAGGGGTAAACCGTTGATTCAGGCCGCTTTTGAAGGCGCAAGATTACGCTTACGTCCTGTCATCATGACGTCTCTGGCATTTGTTGTTGGAGTTATCCCTCTGGTACTCTCTACGGGCGCAGGGGCCTCCAGCCAGAAAGAGATTGGAACTTCGGTAATCGGCGGTATGCTCACAGGCACGTTACTGACGCTGCTCTTTGTCCCACTGTTTTTTATTCTCATTCAGCAGGGAATCTCGAGACTGAAAAAAGGCAAACGTAAGGAATGCAATAATGGTTAA